DNA sequence from the Candidatus Atribacteria bacterium ADurb.Bin276 genome:
AGGAAGTCCGATAGAAAGTTTCCGGTGAGAGTAACACTTTGATTACCTGCATTCATAGCGACTTGAGTGGTGTGAAAAACGCTGGCTCCAATTGATGAAAAGCCCCATACGGCTGGAAGAGAAAATGTATTCATATCGACTACTACAATTTCTTCATTGAAATTCACCGTAATAGTAGGAGCCGCACCAAGAATAGTGTCGGCTTTGGCAGATAGTGATTGTATATAAGGTTTGGTTCCATCAACTACAATACTAAAAGGAGTTGCACTGCTTTCGGCTAAGCTTCCCTGGGTAGCCGTAAAGCTCAGGTTGAAAGTGGTTTCGGTTGATAGAGAATTAATCATAAGGTTCCACTCACCAGCTGGACTACTTTGAGTTTGTTCAACCAAGGTATTGTTTAAATATACTTTGATAATTGAACTACTTGGAGCAGTTCCCTGGAAAAAGATATCTTGATTGAAACGAACTGGGTCTCCACTTTGGATGATCTTACCTGCCCATCCTCCATCACGAACGATGCTTATACTTGGCGCAGTGGTTCCGGTTGGTGGGGTAGTTGTTGGGGTGGGTGTTGGTGATGGCGTTGGTGTTGGTGTACAACTGGTTATCAAGAAAGCCAATAAAACAACAACAGCAAGAAATGACAACTTTTTCATCTTGTTCCCTCCTTGCAAATTAAAATATATTTTATTATAGCACGTTATTTTATTTCGGATGTAAAAATTTCAAGGATTGATAAATAAAATTGAGAAAATTTTAAAAAAATGAATCCTCACACCCTGATTTTTATAAGTGTGAGGATAATGAAAATTTTTTCTTTATTGAATGTTTCCAATAGGTTATTTTTTTAATGTTTCCTATTATACAATCAAACGGTTTCCATTGGTGTGATGAGTAACAATATGATGAAAATAAGCTTCGGTAATATAGTGCTCCATCATACGATGGGTGTTAAAATAGGAAGCAATCTTACCAATTGAATTTTTCATCATTTTTATCCACCAGTCAATACGTTGGTAATAGGTTGGGAGAATTAGATATTCGAGCTTATTGTATAAATCGTCAATTTCTTCCCGGCTTTGCTCGGCCGGATCGCTTTTTTCGTTTGGTGCTGGTCCAATTGCCCATCCAGTAATTCCTTCCAGGCAACCTTCCACCCACCACCCATCTAAAACACTGAAGTTGAGAGCTCCATTATGAGCTGCTTTCATTCCACTGGTTCCCGATGCTTCCAAAGGCCTTTGGGGAGTATTGAGCCAGACGTCTACTCCACAAACCAATTTTTTAGCTATCTCAATGTTATAATCTTCAAGAAAAATGATTTTAATTTCATTTTGAAGAGTTTTAGCTATTTGAATAATTGATTGTATCAATCTCTTTCCCTCTTCATCGTGAGGATGGGCTTTTCCAGCAAAGATAATCTGGAAGTCACCTTTTCTTTTCACTCTTTTGAGTCTTTCTAGATCAGTAAAGATAAAGTGTGGCCTTTTATAAGCAGTCATTCGGCGGGCAAATCCGATGGTTAATATATTTTCGTTTAAAGAGATACCAGTTTTTTCTTTAACAAAATCTAAGAGAACCCGCTTTTCAGCTTGACCGGCTTCCCAGATTTCTTCATCGGGAATGATATCAACTCGAGTGAGGAGCTCGGTTTCCCGAGCCCAGCCGGGAATATATCGGTCAAAAAGTTCACGAAAGGAATTAGAAGTCCAGGTAAAGCTGTGAACACCGTTAGTAATATCGTGAATGATATATCCGGGAAACATGTTCCGGGATACTTCAGAATGACGTTTGGCTACTCCATTGACGTAACCGCTTAAATTTAGAGCTAGAAGTGTCATATTTAAGACATCGTTTCCAGCTAATTTTTTTAAAATTGATAAAGGAATATATTCACCAAATACTTTTTTTACCAAATCATAAGAAAATTTATCATGACCGGCTTCAACTGGGGTGTGAGTTGTAAAAACGCACAAGTTTTTTACCTGGTCGATGTCCCAAATTTTATCCTCTTCCCAAACTTCTTCGAGACTTCTCTTGTTCTTGTTAAGAAGCTCTAAAGTCAGAAAGGCGGCATGACCTTCATTAATATGGTATTTTCTTACATTTAAACCTAGGGTGTCCAGCATTCTCGTCCCGCCGATACCCAAAACAATTTCTTGTTTTAGACGATATTCTCGGTCTCCACCATATAAGAAATCGGTTATATTGCGGTCTTCTTCAGCATTTTTGTCCAAATTGGTGTCGAGAAAAATCACTGGCACGACCCCGCCTGATACACTTTTCCAGTTATACAACCAAGCTCCGATATAAACAGTTCGTCCTGATATAGTTACTTGAACTTGGTGCTCAAGCGGTTCAAGGTATTTCTCCACATCCCAAATGATGGGTAACTCTTTCTGCCACCCATCAGGAGTTATTTCTTGACGGAAATATCCCTTACGACTGAGTAGGGTGACAGCAACAAAAGGTATAGCGAAATCCGCAGCCGCTCGAACCGTATCCCCAGCCAGAACGCCAAGCCCTCCACTATAAGTAGGAATTTCATGAGTTAAAGCGATTTCCATAGAAAAGTATGCAATCGTTTCTTCCTTTTGTAAATTTTTAATGCTATCCATTTTATACACTCCCAATTCGAATACTTCAGTTTTTTTATCTTCCGGTTGATCCCAAACCATTGGTTCCACGAGAAGTGGAAGATATTTCATCGCTTTCAATAATTTCAACTTGTGGAATTTCCCTTAGTGCTCCCTGAGCAATTCGATCTCCAGCTTGAATGGTGTAAGGATGATCACCGAAATTAAATAATCTAACCATCCAATTCCCTCGATAACCAGAGTCAATCGTGCCAATATGAATCATTATCCCTTTTTTAATTCCTAAACCGCTCCGAGGTCTTAATACGACTTCAAAACCTGAGGGGAACTCTGAAGCAATTTCGAGATCAATAATGACGCTTTTTTGAGGATAAATTACCGTTTCAACCGGACTGAAAAGATCGAAACAAGCATCATCCGGATAAGCAAACCGCGGGATATAAGCACGATTGGTTAACTTCTTAAATTTAATAACCATTTTTTTCTTCATAATTTCCTCCAGAGAAAAGTATACGGAATCTATTCGATGAAGGCAATTAAAAAAGAACAAACTCATATTTTCGATTGAAAGGTAAAGTTTTTTTAAATATGAGGAAAAGTGCTAAAATATTGATTTGAAAAGGTGATGAAAAGAGTAGGTACGATGGAAGAGAACTATATTCCCAATCAAAAATCATCCGAGCGATTTGGAAATCTTTATTTTCATAATTATACTCAAGGTCGCATTTCCTTCGATGAAGTGGTGGTTGCCCTATTTGATTTTATTCGACAAGATCCAAAAGGGACTTATCGAGTTATAATTGGTACTGACTCAAAAGGATCTAAAGATAGTCCCAATTTTCAGAGCTTTGTCACAGCAATAATCGTTCATAAGATTGGATACGGAGCTCGTTATTTTTGGAGAAAAACTTATCAAAAAAATCTCAGAGGGATTCGGGACAAAATTTATCAGGAGGCCATGCTTTCTTTGGAAACTTGTTGGGCTTTTATGGAAAAAATTAATACTTTCCCAGATAACCATTTATCCAACTATCGAGTTGAGATTCATGTTGATATTGGGCCAAATGGACCAACACGAAATATTATTCAAGAAGTAACAGGGATGATAGAAAATTTAGGTTTTACTGCAAAAGTAAAGCCTCATTCATTTGGAGCTTCAAGAGTAGCTCATCGACATACCTAAATAGTATTTATCCATCTTCTTAATTTAATCTTACCCTCTTTCAGAACCTTAATTTCGCTGGAAATGTAATTTTGGTATGGTTCAGGAATATAGTATAATTCTTGCTGTGAATACCAGAATCGGTAGAAAATAAATAACCTTACTTTGAACAAGGTATATACAGAAGAGGAGGATAAAATTGTGGTAAAAATTATTAAAAAAGAAGTACTCACACCGCAGATCAAACTTATGGTTATCGATGCACCAAGAGTAGCTCAACACGCTAAAGCCGGACAATTTGTTATTGTGCGTATTAATGAAGAAGGCGAAAGAATACCACTTACTATTGCTGATTTTGATCCAGAAAAAGGAACGGTTACCATTATTTTCCAAGAAGTTGGGAAAAGTACTATACAATTAGGAGAGTTGGATGAAGGAGATTATATGGCAGATTTTGTAGGACCTTTGGGGAAAGAGATAGAAGAAAAAAACTTTGGCCATGTAGTCTGTGTAGGAGGAGGGGTTGGAATCGCCCCGGTTTATCCCAAAGCCCGAGCGTTAAAAATGTTAGATAATCGCATAACATCGATAATTGGAGCCCGTTCTTCAGATCTTCTCTTTTGGGAGGATCGGATGCAATCAGTTAGTGATGCCCTTTACGTGACGACTGATGATGGTTCTTATGGAGAAAAAGGTTTTGTGACTTCGGTTCTTGATCGGGTCATTCAAAAAGAAAAAATTGATTTAGTTATAGCTGTGGGTCCTTTAATGATGATGAAAATGGTAAGTCTTTTAACCAAGAAATATGAACTCCCGACCCTGGTAAGTTTAAATCCTATTATGGTGGACGGGACCGGTATGTGTGGTTGTTGCCGGGTAACCGTTGGGAAGGAATGTAAATTTACTTGTGTTGATGGACCGGTTTTTGATGGTCATAGCGTTGATTATGATGAGCTTTTAGCTCGTCAAAGAAATTACCTTGAAGAAGAAAAAAGAGCTGTTGAGAGCTGGCAGATGAAAAAAGCCGAGGAAGGAGTTCACCATGTCAAATAATCGATTAAACGGACGTCCCAAAATGCCCCAGCGTACGGTTCAGGAAAGAATCCGTGATTTTAATGAAGTCCCGCTTGGTTTAGAGAAATGGGCAGCAATTGAAGAGGCCAAAAGATGTTTGCAGTGTAAAAAACCAAGTTGTATGAAGGGTTGTCCTGTTGAAATCGATATCCCTGGATTTATCGGTCTTTTAGCCCAAGGGAAGATTGATGACGCTATTTTGAAAATCAAGGAAAAAAATAGTCTTCCAGCTATTTGTGGGAGAGTCTGCCCTCAAGAAGAGCAATGCGAAATTTTATGTGTGCTGGGTAAAAAAGGCCAACCGATAGCGGTTGGTTATTTAGAGAGATTTTTAGCTGATTATGAAAGAGAACAAGGTATTGAGTTACCAAAAATACCTGCTCAAAACGGAAAAAAAGTAGCAATTATTGGATCAGGTCCGGCTGGCCTTACTTGTGCTGGAGATTGCGCCAAAATGGGATATAAAGTAACGATATTTGAAGCACTCCATTCTGCTGGAGGAGTTTTAATTTATGGTATTCCTGAATTTCGTCTTCCCAAGGCGATCGTCGCTCAGGAGGTTGATTATGTCAAATCCTTGGGTGTTGAGCTTGAATTAAGTGTGGTTGTCGGAAAAACCTTAACCTTTGATGATTTACGCCAGGATGGCTTTAAAGCCTTTTTCATTGGAACCGGAGCTGGATTGCCTCATTTCATGAACCTTCCTGGTGAAAATTTAAATGGGATTTATTCGGCGAATGAGTTTCTAACCCGCTCTAATCTCATGAAAGCTTATCGGTTTCCAGAATATGACACTCCCACTAAAGTTGGTCGCCGGGTAGCGGTTATAGGTGGTGGAAATGTAGCCATGGATTCAGCGCGAACCGCACTGCGATTGGGTGCTGAAGAAGTTTGTTTGGTTTATCGAAGGACGAAAAAAGAAATGCCAGCTCGAATTGAAGAAATTGAACGAGCCGAAGAAGAAGGCATTAATTGTATCATCCTCACTAATCCCATTGGTTTTATTGGGAATGAAAATAAATGGGTTACCGGCATTGAATGCATTCAAATGGAATTAGGGGAGCCGGATGAAAGTGGTCGACGTCGGCCAATTCCAGTTCCAGGTTCGGAATTTGTTGTCCCGGCTGATACGGTGGTCGTGGCTATTGGACAAGGACCAAATCCTTTACTGCTCGAAACCTTACCGGAATTAAAACTCAATAAACGGGGATACATTGAAGCTGACGAAGAAACCGGTGTAACCAGTATACCAGGAGTATATGCTGGGGGTGACATTGTAACCGGTGCTGCTACAGTCATTTCTGCTATGGGTGCGGGGAAAAAAGCAGCTCGAGCCATTCATGATTATTTAGATAATAAATCTTGAAGAAGAAAATTTTAAAGTCTTAACGGCTTAAAATTCGAAGCCTCAGGTGGCAACTTCTTTAATAGATGAAGAATTCCATGACTTCAAAAAGTTATGGCTGATAGTGACTGTTTAGGTGACGATAATTTCAGAGTTGTTTAATACTATCTTTAAACTCCTTAATAGTTACTGATTTTCCAGGATTGATGAAGATCATAATTGGAGGTTAAGAATGAAACAAACCGATCTGGTTATTATTGGAGGTGGGCCGGCAGGTTATGCGGCGGCTATTCGTGCAGGACAAAAAGGAATAAAAACTCTTTTAATTGAAAGTCGTGATATTGGAGGAACTTGTTTAAACCGAGGTTGTATTCCAACTAAAGCGTTTTTTCGGTCGCAGGAAGTTTTTCATCTGAGTGAACGGGCTGCGGAATTTGGAGTTCAGGTAAAAGTAGATGGGGTGGATTGGACTCGAATTGTGGCTCGGAAGAATAAAGTTGTCAAACAATTAACCGGAGGAGTTCGATTTTTATTAAAAAAAGCCGGAGTAGAAGTTATCGATGGGATTGGTTCATTCCTGGATAAACAGACAATTGAAGTCATAGAGAAAGAGAAAAAGAAAGAAACCATTCAAGTCAAACACATCCTTATTGCTACCGGTTCGAAATCTGCTCATTTACCGGTTCCAGGGGTGGATTTGGATGGAGTCATTGATAGCGATGAAGTATTGGATTTACCATCTATTCCGGAAAAATTAGTCGTGATTGGCGGTGGTTATATCGGAATGGAAATGGCCTGTATTCTCAACACCTTTGGAACTCAAGTTGAAGTGATTGAAATGCTGCCCAATATTCTTCCCATTGCCGATAGCGAGGTCGTCAAGCTTTTAGTTGAAATATTAGAAAAGAGAGGCTTGAAGATTCATACCAATGCCAAGGTGGTTAGAATTTCTAAAGATAAAAAACTCCAAGTATCCTATGAACAAAATTCTGAGACCAAGGTGGCTGAAGGAGATTATGTTTTAATCGCTACCGGAAGAGTACCAATGACTGACCATCTTTATCCAGAGAAAGCCGGAATAAAGATTGATCGAAAAGCGATCACTACTGATTTGCAAATGAAAACTTCGGTACCATCAATTTTTGCTGCTGGAGATGTTAATGGGAAATATCTTTTAGCCCATGTTGCTTTTAAAGAAGCAGAAGTAGCTATTAATAATATCATGGGAAAAGAAGCAACCATGAATTACCGAGTCGTACCAAATTGTATTTTTTGTTCACCAGAAATCAGCTCAGTAGGTTTAACCGAGGATGAAGCTATTACATCAGGGTTCGATGTGAAAGTTGGGAAGTTTCCTTTCCGGGCAGTTGGGAAAGCCTTGATTGAAGGAGAAACCGAAGGATTTACTAAAATTATTGCTGACCAAAAAACTGGTGAGATATTGGGTGCTCATATAATTGGGCCTCGTGCATCGGATCTGATTGGTGAGTTAACCTTGGCAATGGCACTGGAATCAACCCCCGAAGAGATTGCCCATACCATTCATCCTCATCCTACTCTCACTGAAACCGTTATGGAGGCAGCCGATTCAGTATTCGGATCTTCATTACATCTATTTTAAACAGTTATTTGGACTGATCATCTGGCCAAAACGAGGAGGTTTCATATGAATATTCCCAAAGATTTATTGTATACTCCCGAGCATTTGTGGGTAAAAGAGGAAAATGGTGTTTATCGCTGTGGCATCACTGATTTTGCTCAGGAAGAATTAGGAGATCTTGTGTATGTTGAGCTACCGAAGCCAAACCTAACGGTTAAAAAAGGAGATAAAATCGGTGATGTTGAATCGATTAAAACCGTATCCAACCTTTATTCACCAATTTCTGGTGTCATAACTGAAGTGAATTCTCTCCTTGAAAATAAACCAGAGGTCATTAATCAAAGTCCTTATGAAAAAGGATGGATTTGTGTTATTCAATCTAACCAGCCGGATGAAATCAAGCAGTTGTTAAGCTCTGATGATTATAATAAAATTATTCAAGAGAATAAATAAAGCTTTTTTTGAATATTTTCAAGAAAGACTTGCCAAAAGCCTTTTGACCTATTAAAATGTTAATTGCTTTCGGGCGAGGGAGGTGTCCTCGATCCGAAATACAGATGAGCGGGGTCGTGGTGTAGCCTGGCCAAACACGTCAGCCTGTCACGTTGAAGACCGCGGGTTCAAATCCCGTCGACCCCGCCAAATGAGTGCCGAGATAGCTCAGATGGTAGAGCGATGGACTGAAAATCCATGCGTCCCCAGTTCAATTCTGGGTCTCGGCACCATTGTAGTTTGAGAGGCGGAAGTAGCTCAGTTGGTAGAGCGTCACCTTGCCAAGGTGAGGGCCGCGGGTTCAAGTCCCGTCTTCCGCTCCAGTAAAATGAAAACTTCGGCGGCATAGCCAAGCGGCTAAGGCAGAGGACTGCAAATCCTTCATCCTCGGTTCAAGTCCGAGTGCCGCCTCCAAGAATATAAAGTTTGTGGGCGGCTAGTTCAGAGGAAGAACGCTTCCTTGACGCGGAAGAGGCCATAGGTTCGAGTCCTGTGCCGCCCACCAGGAAACGTTATTAGGGCGCCATTCCGGGTTAAGAGTGGCGCTTTTTTTATTTTTAAATATACAAGGTTTATTGGTCCTATCCCGTAAATACAGGAGCGAGTTATAGGTAACGAATTTAGAGTAACTAAACTGATAATACACAATATTTAATAAATCCCGGCTCACCTTGTCTGATCCTCCCCCAATTTATTATATTTTCTTTTCTCAACCTTTACAAAATCGGAGGAAGTTCGAGGGGGAGATTGCTCGGCATTAAATGTATTTCATGGTCATTGGTTGCTATTATTCAGCCTGAGGGTCTATTGAGAAATGCTCTAAAGTGTTATTATTTTATGATATAAATTTATATACAAACCGACAACTTTCCCAAAGCTACTATAAATTATCTGGTGAGATTTTATGAAGGAGGAAAATGAAATGGCAAAAAATGCGATCAACTCAGCGATTGCTGCAATAAATAAAGAGGGTGAATTGGTTGATCTCCATGAAAGTAATGGAGATATTGAAAGATATATTTTTTTTGATGATAAAGAAGGGAAATCAATTTATTGGCACAGTACTTCTCATTTAATGGCACAGGCGGTGAAAAGGCTTT
Encoded proteins:
- the malP gene encoding Maltodextrin phosphorylase encodes the protein MKYLPLLVEPMVWDQPEDKKTEVFELGVYKMDSIKNLQKEETIAYFSMEIALTHEIPTYSGGLGVLAGDTVRAAADFAIPFVAVTLLSRKGYFRQEITPDGWQKELPIIWDVEKYLEPLEHQVQVTISGRTVYIGAWLYNWKSVSGGVVPVIFLDTNLDKNAEEDRNITDFLYGGDREYRLKQEIVLGIGGTRMLDTLGLNVRKYHINEGHAAFLTLELLNKNKRSLEEVWEEDKIWDIDQVKNLCVFTTHTPVEAGHDKFSYDLVKKVFGEYIPLSILKKLAGNDVLNMTLLALNLSGYVNGVAKRHSEVSRNMFPGYIIHDITNGVHSFTWTSNSFRELFDRYIPGWARETELLTRVDIIPDEEIWEAGQAEKRVLLDFVKEKTGISLNENILTIGFARRMTAYKRPHFIFTDLERLKRVKRKGDFQIIFAGKAHPHDEEGKRLIQSIIQIAKTLQNEIKIIFLEDYNIEIAKKLVCGVDVWLNTPQRPLEASGTSGMKAAHNGALNFSVLDGWWVEGCLEGITGWAIGPAPNEKSDPAEQSREEIDDLYNKLEYLILPTYYQRIDWWIKMMKNSIGKIASYFNTHRMMEHYITEAYFHHIVTHHTNGNRLIV
- the dut gene encoding Deoxyuridine 5'-triphosphate nucleotidohydrolase, encoding MKKKMVIKFKKLTNRAYIPRFAYPDDACFDLFSPVETVIYPQKSVIIDLEIASEFPSGFEVVLRPRSGLGIKKGIMIHIGTIDSGYRGNWMVRLFNFGDHPYTIQAGDRIAQGALREIPQVEIIESDEISSTSRGTNGLGSTGR
- the pyrK_1 gene encoding Dihydroorotate dehydrogenase B (NAD(+)), electron transfer subunit, which produces MVKIIKKEVLTPQIKLMVIDAPRVAQHAKAGQFVIVRINEEGERIPLTIADFDPEKGTVTIIFQEVGKSTIQLGELDEGDYMADFVGPLGKEIEEKNFGHVVCVGGGVGIAPVYPKARALKMLDNRITSIIGARSSDLLFWEDRMQSVSDALYVTTDDGSYGEKGFVTSVLDRVIQKEKIDLVIAVGPLMMMKMVSLLTKKYELPTLVSLNPIMVDGTGMCGCCRVTVGKECKFTCVDGPVFDGHSVDYDELLARQRNYLEEEKRAVESWQMKKAEEGVHHVK
- the gltD_1 gene encoding Glutamate synthase (NADPH) small chain: MSNNRLNGRPKMPQRTVQERIRDFNEVPLGLEKWAAIEEAKRCLQCKKPSCMKGCPVEIDIPGFIGLLAQGKIDDAILKIKEKNSLPAICGRVCPQEEQCEILCVLGKKGQPIAVGYLERFLADYEREQGIELPKIPAQNGKKVAIIGSGPAGLTCAGDCAKMGYKVTIFEALHSAGGVLIYGIPEFRLPKAIVAQEVDYVKSLGVELELSVVVGKTLTFDDLRQDGFKAFFIGTGAGLPHFMNLPGENLNGIYSANEFLTRSNLMKAYRFPEYDTPTKVGRRVAVIGGGNVAMDSARTALRLGAEEVCLVYRRTKKEMPARIEEIERAEEEGINCIILTNPIGFIGNENKWVTGIECIQMELGEPDESGRRRPIPVPGSEFVVPADTVVVAIGQGPNPLLLETLPELKLNKRGYIEADEETGVTSIPGVYAGGDIVTGAATVISAMGAGKKAARAIHDYLDNKS
- the lpd gene encoding Dihydrolipoyl dehydrogenase, with the translated sequence MKQTDLVIIGGGPAGYAAAIRAGQKGIKTLLIESRDIGGTCLNRGCIPTKAFFRSQEVFHLSERAAEFGVQVKVDGVDWTRIVARKNKVVKQLTGGVRFLLKKAGVEVIDGIGSFLDKQTIEVIEKEKKKETIQVKHILIATGSKSAHLPVPGVDLDGVIDSDEVLDLPSIPEKLVVIGGGYIGMEMACILNTFGTQVEVIEMLPNILPIADSEVVKLLVEILEKRGLKIHTNAKVVRISKDKKLQVSYEQNSETKVAEGDYVLIATGRVPMTDHLYPEKAGIKIDRKAITTDLQMKTSVPSIFAAGDVNGKYLLAHVAFKEAEVAINNIMGKEATMNYRVVPNCIFCSPEISSVGLTEDEAITSGFDVKVGKFPFRAVGKALIEGETEGFTKIIADQKTGEILGAHIIGPRASDLIGELTLAMALESTPEEIAHTIHPHPTLTETVMEAADSVFGSSLHLF
- the gcvH_2 gene encoding Glycine cleavage system H protein; this encodes MNIPKDLLYTPEHLWVKEENGVYRCGITDFAQEELGDLVYVELPKPNLTVKKGDKIGDVESIKTVSNLYSPISGVITEVNSLLENKPEVINQSPYEKGWICVIQSNQPDEIKQLLSSDDYNKIIQENK